Proteins encoded by one window of Bacteroidota bacterium:
- a CDS encoding UMP kinase — MKYKRLLLKLSGEALMGAKQFGIDNNRLQQYAQDIKRIVDSGVQVAIVIGGGNIFRGLQASEGGMDRVQGDYMGMLATVINSMALQSALEQNGINTRLQSAIKMEAICEPFIRRRAVRHLEKGRVVIFGAGTGNPYFTTDTAASLRAIEIEADVILKGTRVDGIYTADPEKDSSATKFETLKFKEVYDRNLKVMDMTAFTLCEENKLPIIVFDMNKAGNLFALVMGEKVGTLVEV, encoded by the coding sequence ATGAAATATAAACGTCTACTACTAAAACTTAGCGGAGAAGCCCTAATGGGTGCTAAGCAATTTGGAATTGATAATAATCGATTGCAACAATATGCTCAAGATATAAAACGCATAGTAGATTCGGGAGTGCAAGTAGCCATTGTAATAGGAGGAGGAAACATATTCAGAGGGTTACAAGCCTCCGAAGGAGGCATGGACCGGGTGCAGGGAGATTACATGGGTATGCTAGCCACAGTTATAAATAGCATGGCCTTGCAAAGTGCCCTTGAACAAAATGGAATTAATACCAGATTACAATCAGCTATTAAGATGGAGGCAATATGCGAACCGTTTATACGAAGACGTGCGGTAAGGCATCTGGAAAAAGGCAGGGTCGTAATTTTTGGTGCCGGCACTGGGAATCCCTATTTTACAACTGATACAGCAGCATCGTTACGTGCAATAGAAATAGAGGCCGATGTTATATTGAAAGGCACACGTGTTGATGGAATTTATACCGCTGACCCTGAAAAAGATTCGAGTGCAACGAAATTTGAGACACTCAAATTTAAAGAAGTATATGATCGCAACCTTAAGGTTATGGACATGACCGCTTTTACCTTATGCGAAGAAAATAAATTACCCATCATTGTTTTTGATATGAATAAAGCTGGAAATCTTTTCGCTTTGGTAATGGGAGAAAAAGTGGGCACCTTGGTAGAGGTGTAA